From Rhodoferax sp. AJA081-3, the proteins below share one genomic window:
- a CDS encoding GH1 family beta-glucosidase: MTTPVPLLSKSQFPDDFVWGVATSAFQIEGAPLQDGKGLSIWDSFCRQPGVIADNSNGDVACEHYARWASDLDMIANLGVDAYRFSIAWPRVRPTGDGAWNTKGLDFYEGLVDGLLERGIKPYLTLNHWDLPDALQAKGGWAHRDTVHRFVEYAEGIQARMGDRLSSIATHNEPWVMAVLGHETGVFAPGIKNRATAAQVSHHLLLSHGLAVQALRAQGSKATLGIVLNLSPMHPATSGDADTTQAKLEDGRLLRWYMDPLFKARYPQDVLDHLGVDAPKVQADDLQNIAVPIDFLGVNYYSRSVVSADQSWKTESSGLEITDMGWEVYPEGLTELLVRMHRDYAVPPLYVTENGGAFKDSFENGRVHDQGRTHYIQRHIAAVAEAMRQGVRMQGYMVWSLMDNFEWASGYEKRFGIVHVDYDTQVRTLKDSALWYRGFLGQTE, from the coding sequence ATGACCACGCCTGTGCCTCTACTTAGTAAATCCCAGTTTCCCGACGACTTTGTGTGGGGCGTTGCCACCAGCGCATTCCAGATCGAAGGAGCACCCTTGCAGGATGGCAAGGGCCTCTCCATCTGGGACAGCTTTTGCCGCCAACCCGGTGTGATTGCCGACAATAGCAACGGTGACGTCGCCTGCGAGCATTACGCGCGCTGGGCCTCAGACCTGGACATGATTGCCAACCTGGGCGTGGACGCCTACCGCTTCTCCATCGCCTGGCCCCGGGTACGCCCCACCGGCGATGGTGCCTGGAATACAAAGGGACTGGATTTTTACGAAGGCCTGGTGGATGGCCTTCTGGAACGGGGCATCAAACCCTACCTGACGTTGAACCATTGGGACTTGCCCGATGCCCTGCAGGCCAAGGGCGGTTGGGCGCACCGTGACACCGTGCACCGTTTTGTGGAATACGCCGAAGGCATACAGGCCCGCATGGGTGACCGCTTATCCTCCATCGCCACCCATAACGAACCCTGGGTGATGGCCGTGCTGGGGCATGAGACGGGCGTGTTTGCGCCGGGCATCAAGAACCGCGCCACCGCGGCCCAGGTGTCGCACCACCTGCTGTTGAGCCACGGCCTGGCGGTGCAGGCCCTGCGGGCACAGGGTAGCAAGGCCACGTTAGGCATTGTGCTCAACCTGTCACCCATGCACCCGGCCACCTCAGGTGATGCCGACACAACACAGGCCAAGCTGGAAGACGGGCGCCTGCTACGCTGGTACATGGACCCACTGTTCAAAGCCCGCTACCCGCAGGATGTGCTGGACCATCTGGGCGTAGATGCGCCGAAGGTGCAGGCGGATGACCTGCAGAACATCGCAGTGCCCATAGACTTTCTGGGCGTGAACTACTACTCACGCTCCGTGGTCAGCGCCGACCAGTCGTGGAAAACAGAGTCCAGCGGGCTGGAAATTACGGACATGGGATGGGAGGTCTACCCCGAAGGCCTGACCGAACTCCTGGTGCGTATGCACCGCGACTATGCCGTGCCGCCGCTGTACGTGACCGAAAACGGAGGCGCATTCAAAGACAGCTTTGAGAATGGGCGCGTGCACGACCAGGGGCGTACCCATTACATCCAGCGCCACATTGCAGCCGTGGCCGAGGCCATGCGCCAAGGTGTGCGCATGCAAGGTTATATGGTGTGGAGTCTGATGGACAACTTTGAATGGGCGTCTGGCTACGAGAAGCGTTTTGGCATCGTGCATGTGGACTACGACACCCAAGTACGCACGCTCAAGGACAGCGCCCTGTGGTACCGGGGTTTCCTGGGCCAGACCGAATAA
- a CDS encoding carbohydrate ABC transporter permease — protein MKTERLAPWAAYCIVGVGMLFMLAPFYFMFVFATHSRTEIFSLPPPMFFGDDFFNNLAILTKKIAFWRNLGWSVYVALASTALTLLFCSMGGYAFAMFNFRFKNVFFGLVMGTMLLPSFMNMIPTFMIMDLLGWIDQPRALYIPGAASAFGIFLMRQFVTSSIPRELVEAARMDGCSELGIYWRIVLPLLKPALGTLGLITFIASWNNFIGPLIVMRSPDMYTLPLALRSLQSPVDTEWGALMAGSAIATLPLIVLFVISSKQLISGLTVGAVK, from the coding sequence ATGAAAACCGAACGTCTGGCTCCGTGGGCCGCCTACTGCATCGTGGGAGTGGGCATGTTGTTCATGCTGGCACCCTTCTATTTCATGTTCGTTTTTGCGACCCATTCGCGCACCGAAATCTTCAGCCTGCCGCCACCCATGTTTTTTGGCGACGACTTTTTCAACAACCTGGCCATCCTGACCAAGAAGATAGCCTTCTGGCGCAACCTGGGCTGGAGTGTGTATGTGGCACTGGCGTCCACGGCGCTGACGCTGCTGTTCTGCTCCATGGGCGGTTATGCCTTTGCGATGTTTAACTTCCGCTTCAAGAACGTCTTTTTTGGCCTGGTCATGGGCACCATGCTGCTGCCGTCGTTCATGAACATGATTCCCACCTTCATGATCATGGACTTGCTGGGGTGGATAGACCAACCACGGGCGCTGTACATCCCGGGCGCAGCCAGCGCGTTCGGCATCTTTTTGATGCGGCAATTTGTTACCTCGTCCATCCCGCGTGAGCTGGTGGAGGCTGCCCGTATGGATGGCTGCAGCGAGCTGGGCATCTACTGGCGCATTGTGTTGCCGCTGCTCAAGCCTGCGCTGGGCACGCTGGGCCTGATCACCTTCATTGCATCCTGGAACAACTTCATAGGGCCGCTGATCGTGATGCGCTCGCCCGACATGTACACCCTGCCCCTGGCCTTGCGCAGCCTGCAAAGCCCGGTGGATACCGAGTGGGGGGCGCTGATGGCGGGTTCTGCCATTGCCACCTTGCCGCTGATTGTCCTCTTCGTCATTTCCTCCAAACAACTCATTTCCGGTTTGACCGTGGGTGCTGTCAAGTAG
- a CDS encoding carbohydrate ABC transporter permease translates to MKHSAKLRLSPRWAPWVLLSPFIILFLVFGLFPLGFSMYLAFQSWEPTSGLDAMRFVGLDNFTFALQDEWFWKSLKNTAWLALVSGIPQHLVAIPLAYFIHSSFRRMRNGVVGAYFMPYITSSVAIAILFSSLFSTDFGLINVALQMLHHTPVLGWFIPGTPIDWLNQPDNIKPAIALIVFWRYVGFNLVLYLAALQTIPPDIYEAATMDGAGRFQKFWYITLPSLKPMMFFGVTLSVIGGLQLFEEPFILTGGKGGSDQAGMTTAVYLYRMAFDFNDFGAASAMSWLLFVVVALLTWATNRAFRQRGQ, encoded by the coding sequence ATGAAGCACTCGGCAAAACTGCGCCTGTCTCCACGCTGGGCTCCCTGGGTGCTGTTGAGCCCGTTCATCATTCTCTTCCTGGTGTTTGGCCTGTTCCCATTGGGTTTTTCGATGTACCTGGCCTTCCAGTCGTGGGAGCCCACCAGTGGCCTGGACGCGATGCGTTTTGTGGGTCTGGATAACTTCACATTTGCCCTGCAAGATGAATGGTTCTGGAAGTCACTCAAGAACACGGCATGGCTTGCCCTGGTCTCGGGTATTCCGCAGCACCTGGTCGCCATTCCACTGGCCTACTTCATCCATTCATCGTTCAGGCGCATGCGCAATGGCGTGGTCGGGGCTTATTTCATGCCCTACATCACCTCCTCCGTGGCCATTGCGATCTTGTTCAGTTCGCTGTTTTCCACAGACTTTGGTTTGATCAATGTGGCGTTGCAAATGCTGCACCACACGCCGGTGCTGGGCTGGTTCATACCCGGAACACCGATCGACTGGCTGAACCAGCCGGACAACATCAAACCGGCCATCGCCCTCATCGTGTTCTGGCGTTATGTGGGTTTTAACCTGGTGCTGTACCTGGCGGCGCTGCAGACCATACCGCCCGATATTTACGAAGCCGCCACCATGGACGGCGCGGGGCGTTTCCAGAAATTCTGGTACATCACCCTGCCCAGTCTCAAACCCATGATGTTTTTTGGTGTGACGCTGAGCGTGATCGGCGGCCTGCAGTTGTTTGAGGAACCCTTCATCCTCACAGGCGGCAAAGGCGGATCAGACCAGGCGGGTATGACCACCGCGGTGTACCTGTACCGCATGGCCTTTGACTTCAATGATTTTGGTGCCGCCAGCGCCATGTCATGGTTGTTGTTTGTGGTGGTGGCCCTGCTGACCTGGGCCACCAACCGCGCCTTCCGCCAGCGCGGCCAATGA
- a CDS encoding sodium:proton antiporter, producing the protein MTNAQWFVLIGGLLLVRGLSAGLLQRLPVTPAIIYLGVGMLVGPSGLHLFHFNPLKESALLEVLTEVVVLISLFSAGVKMPGAFTLARWRAPILLATVSMAVTVALVAAFAVLVLGLPLGAGVLLGAILAPTDPVLATDVQIRHPGDRDQLRFTLTCEAGMNDGSAFPFVMLGLGLLGLHGLGENGMRWVLVDVVWATVAAVAIGVVGGMALARLSWTLRRGAHKHALMDDFLGLGLIGLVYGLCVLVQAWGFLAVFFAAVALRQTEQSLAKADTPAADAEPLPTVSEGSLVFKEHLERLSEMVLVILIGGTLFLTSWTWAAVALSLFLFVVARPLSVLVGLAGSGTAWKIRGLSAWFGVRGVGSLYYLMFAIQHGLPETLALQLIQFTLIVVTLSILLHGTSVKPLLGLFWKRARSAPDGP; encoded by the coding sequence ATGACTAACGCCCAATGGTTTGTACTGATCGGCGGCTTGCTGCTGGTGCGTGGCCTGTCGGCGGGACTGCTACAGCGTTTGCCGGTCACCCCAGCCATCATCTACCTCGGGGTGGGCATGCTGGTGGGTCCCAGCGGGCTGCATCTCTTCCACTTCAACCCGCTGAAAGAGTCGGCCCTGTTGGAGGTCTTGACCGAAGTGGTGGTGTTGATATCGCTGTTTTCTGCCGGCGTCAAAATGCCGGGCGCTTTCACCCTGGCCCGCTGGCGCGCGCCCATTTTGTTGGCCACGGTGTCCATGGCCGTGACCGTGGCGCTGGTGGCAGCGTTTGCCGTGCTGGTGCTGGGCCTGCCGCTGGGCGCGGGCGTGCTGCTGGGGGCCATACTGGCGCCCACAGATCCCGTGCTGGCCACCGATGTGCAAATTCGCCACCCCGGAGACCGGGACCAGCTGCGCTTTACGCTCACCTGTGAAGCCGGCATGAACGACGGCAGCGCCTTCCCCTTTGTGATGCTGGGTTTGGGCCTGCTGGGTCTGCACGGCCTGGGAGAGAACGGCATGCGCTGGGTGCTGGTAGACGTGGTGTGGGCGACGGTAGCCGCCGTTGCCATTGGGGTGGTAGGTGGTATGGCACTGGCGCGTCTGAGCTGGACGCTGCGCCGCGGTGCCCACAAACATGCGCTGATGGACGACTTTCTGGGCTTGGGCCTGATAGGCTTGGTCTACGGCCTGTGTGTGCTGGTGCAGGCCTGGGGCTTCCTGGCCGTATTTTTTGCCGCAGTCGCCCTGCGCCAGACCGAACAAAGCCTGGCAAAGGCCGATACACCTGCCGCAGATGCGGAACCCTTGCCCACCGTCAGTGAGGGCTCCCTGGTCTTCAAGGAACACCTGGAGCGCCTGTCCGAGATGGTGCTGGTGATACTGATTGGGGGCACGCTGTTTCTCACCTCCTGGACCTGGGCCGCCGTGGCCTTAAGCCTGTTTCTGTTTGTGGTGGCACGCCCCTTGAGTGTGCTGGTTGGCCTGGCAGGCAGCGGCACGGCCTGGAAAATTCGGGGCCTGTCGGCCTGGTTTGGGGTGCGGGGCGTAGGCTCCTTGTATTACCTGATGTTTGCCATCCAACACGGTCTGCCAGAGACACTGGCGCTGCAGTTGATCCAGTTCACGCTGATCGTGGTCACCCTCTCCATCTTGTTGCATGGCACCAGCGTAAAGCCGCTGTTGGGTCTGTTCTGGAAACGCGCCCGTAGCGCACCCGACGGACCATAA